From a single Stomoxys calcitrans chromosome 4, idStoCalc2.1, whole genome shotgun sequence genomic region:
- the LOC106083245 gene encoding skin secretory protein xP2, producing MRMFVFPCLALCVAMVSCAEEAAAAAKDKAAASDDKTIEKRGLHLGDYGHHHHEHIKTVTIEKKVPVPYTVVKHIPYTVEKKVPYEVKVPVPEPYIVEKKVPVHVKEYVKVPVHVPKPYTVEKKVPYEVKYPVDKPYEVKVHVPQPYEVIKKIPYEVKVPVPQPYEVIKKVPYEVKVEVPVPKPYEVIKKVPYEVKVPVEKPYPVEVPKPYPVEVEKPYEVIVEKKVPYEVKVPVDKPYKVEVEKPYPVHVKVPVPQPYTVEKKVPYTVEKPVPYEVKVPIEKPYPVYSEVKVPLHKEIPIPEKYHVEAPIFEHHDHHGGGHGGYSHYSHHH from the exons ATGCGCATG TTTGTTTTTCCTTGTCTCGCCTTGTGCGTGGCAATGGTCAGCTGTGCCGAAGAAGCTGCCGCTGCCGCCAAAGATAAGGCTGCTGCCTCTGACGATAAGACCATAGAAAAACGTGGCTTACATTTGGGAGATTAtggccatcatcatcatgaacACATCAAGACGGTTACCATTGAGAAAAAGGTTCCTGTGCCCTACACCGTGGTCAAGCATATACCCTACACTGTGGAAAAGAAGGTCCCCTATGAGGTTAAGGTACCAGTGCCAGAGCCCTATATTGTCGAAAAGAAGGTTCCTGTGCATGTCAAGGAATACGTCAAGGTACCTGTACATGTGCCCAAACCTTATACCGTAGAAAAGAAGGTACCCTATGAGGTCAAATATCCTGTGGATAAGCCTTATGAGGTTAAAGTACATGTACCTCAACCCTACGAAGTCATCAAGAAAATCCCCTATGAAGTTAAGGTTCCTGTGCCACAGCCCTATGAGGTTATCAAGAAAGTCCCATATGAGGTGAAAGTAGAGGTGCCTGTGCCCAAACCCTATGAAGTCATCAAGAAGGTTCCCTATGAAGTGAAGGTACCCGTCGAGAAACCCTACCCCGTCGAAGTGCCCAAGCCATACCCCGTGGAAGTTGAAAAACCCTACGAAGTCATTGTGGAAAAGAAGGTGCCATATGAAGTGAAAGTGCCCGTGGACAAGCCCTACAAGGTTGAGGTTGAAAAGCCCTACCCGGTGCATGTCAAGGTACCAGTGCCCCAGCCCTACACTGTGGAGAAAAAGGTACCCTACACCGTAGAGAAGCCAGTGCCCTATGAAGTCAAGGTTCCCATTGAGAAACCCTATCCAGTCTACTCTGAGGTTAAGGTTCCATTACACAAGGAAATCCCCATACCCGAGAAATACCATGTAGAGGCTCCCATCTTTGAGCATCACGACCATCACGGAGGTGGTCATGGCGGCTACTCCCACTATTCTCATCATCACTAA
- the LOC106083247 gene encoding valine-rich protein-like encodes MRMFVFPCLALCLAMVISAEEAAQSDKTVEKRGLHFGDHGHHHHHHHEHIKTITIEKKVPVPYTVIKHIPYTVEKKVPYEVKVPVPEPYEVIKKVPVHVKEYVKEYVKVPKPYTVEKKVPYEVKYPVDKPYEVKVHVPQPYEVIKKIPYEVKVPVPQPYEVIKKVPYEVKVEVPVPKPYEVIKKVPYEVKVPVEKPYPVEVPKPYPVEVEKPYKVIVEKKVPYEVKVPVDKPYKVEVEKPYPVHVKVPVPQPYTVEKKIPYTVEKAIPYEVKVPVEKPYPVYSEVKVPVHKEIPVAHKYHVEVPIFEKHEEHGGGGGGGGHEGHESYHHHH; translated from the exons ATGCGCATG TTTGTGTTTCCTTGTCTCGCCTTGTGCTTGGCTATGGTCATCAGTGCCGAGGAAGCAGCTCAGTCTGATAAGACAGTGGAAAAGCGTGGCTTACATTTCGGAGACCAtggtcatcaccatcatcatcaccatgaaCACATCAAGACCATAACCATAGAGAAAAAGGTTCCCGTGCCCTATACAGTAATCAAGCATATTCCCTACACGGTGGAAAAAAAGGTACCCTACGAGGTCAAGGTGCCAGTGCCCGAACCCTATGAAGTCATTAAAAAGGTTCCAGTGCATGTCAAGGAATACGTCAAGGAATACGTCAAGGTTCCCAAACCTTATACCGTGGAAAAGAAGGTACCCTATGAAGTCAAATATCCTGTGGACAAACCCTATGAGGTAAAGGTACATGTACCCCAACCCTATGAGGTTATCAAGAAAATTCCATATGAGGTGAAAGTGCCAGTACCTCAGCCTTATGAAGTCATTAAGAAAGTACCCTATGAGGTCAAAGTAGAGGTTCCCGTACCCAAACCCTATGAAGTCATCAAGAAAGTACCCTATGAGGTAAAGGTGCCCGTAGAGAAACCCTACCCCGTTGAGGTGCCCAAGCCTTATCCCGTGGAAGTTGAGAAACCCTACAAGGTTATTGTGGAGAAAAAGGTGCCATACGAAGTGAAAGTGCCCGTGGACAAGCCTTACAAAGTTGAGGTGGAAAAGCCCTATCCCGTACATGTCAAGGTACCTGTGCCCCAACCCTACACTGTGGAAAAGAAGATACCCTACACAGTGGAGAAAGCCATACCCTACGAAGTAAAGGTACCAGTTGAGAAGCCTTATCCCGTTTATTCAGAGGTCAAGGTGCCAGTCCACAAGGAAATTCCGGTAGCTCATAAATATCATGTTGAAGTTCCCATTTTCGAAAAGCATGAAGAGCatggaggtggtggtggtggtggtggacaTGAAGGCCATGAGtcctatcatcatcatcactag